From Deltaproteobacteria bacterium, a single genomic window includes:
- a CDS encoding response regulator, with protein MKPHTNSTRPATSAPLTLTPHILVVDDDTVICEQLQRLYALNNFQVTVAHRGEEALEILENRDVDLVITDVRLPGISGVELSQRIAETWSDVPVIVAAPSKATIVAQATISENNAFLCQGSVRRECVSVVAIKNVLKPKS; from the coding sequence ATGAAACCCCATACAAACTCGACGCGACCGGCAACTTCTGCGCCGCTCACCCTGACACCGCACATCCTCGTCGTCGATGACGACACAGTCATTTGTGAGCAGCTGCAGCGCCTCTATGCACTCAACAATTTTCAGGTAACCGTCGCTCACCGCGGCGAGGAAGCACTGGAAATTCTCGAAAACCGAGACGTCGATCTCGTCATCACCGACGTTCGCCTGCCGGGTATAAGCGGCGTGGAGCTGAGCCAACGCATCGCCGAGACCTGGAGTGACGTTCCCGTGATTGTGGCGGCGCCTTCCAAGGCGACTATTGTGGCGCAAGCGACAATCAGCGAAAACAACGCCTTCTTATGCCAGGGAAGTGTGCGCCGAGAATGCGTTTCCGTAGTCGCCATCAAAAACGTCCTTAAGCCAAAGTCATAG
- a CDS encoding SDR family oxidoreductase, which yields MSLASSSVRERFELKDHVAIITGGAGLLGTRHAEAIAEMGGTPVLVDVDERLAQERARQLAATHGCKSLGIGANICQPDEVKEALRTVLANFQRVDILINNAANNPKVDAGAQSGGHWSRLENFPLATWEQAVAVGLTGAFLCSQIIGSELARRGCGVILNIASDLGIIAPDQRIYRDSKLPADQQPTKPVSYSVVKHGIVGLTRYLATYWADRGVRVNSLSPGGVFTGQDEDFVGRLVNLIPLQRMADKDEYKAAIVFLVSDASSYMTGANLVIDGGRTVW from the coding sequence ATGAGCCTGGCATCATCTAGTGTGCGCGAGCGCTTTGAGCTGAAGGACCATGTCGCCATCATTACCGGTGGCGCCGGTCTACTGGGTACGCGCCATGCCGAAGCGATTGCGGAGATGGGCGGCACGCCGGTGCTTGTCGACGTGGACGAACGCTTGGCGCAGGAGCGAGCGCGCCAGCTCGCAGCGACTCACGGATGCAAGAGCCTGGGCATTGGTGCAAACATCTGCCAGCCCGACGAAGTTAAGGAAGCTTTGCGCACTGTGCTTGCTAATTTCCAAAGAGTCGATATCTTGATTAATAATGCAGCTAATAATCCCAAGGTGGACGCAGGAGCGCAGAGCGGCGGCCACTGGTCGCGTCTGGAAAATTTTCCTCTGGCCACGTGGGAACAGGCTGTTGCGGTGGGCTTAACCGGGGCTTTTCTCTGCAGCCAAATTATCGGTTCGGAGTTGGCGCGGCGCGGCTGCGGAGTCATTCTCAATATTGCGTCCGACTTGGGCATCATTGCACCCGACCAGAGAATCTATCGCGACAGCAAGCTGCCGGCCGATCAACAACCAACCAAGCCGGTGAGCTATTCGGTGGTTAAGCATGGAATCGTCGGCCTGACGCGCTACTTGGCGACTTACTGGGCGGACCGCGGGGTGCGCGTCAACTCGCTCTCTCCCGGCGGTGTATTTACTGGGCAGGACGAGGATTTCGTCGGGCGTTTGGTCAACCTGATCCCGCTCCAACGCATGGCTGATAAAGACGAGTACAAGGCTGCGATCGTGTTTCTCGTTTCCGATGCCTCGTCTTACATGACCGGGGCCAACTTGGTGATCGACGGGGGCCGGACAGTATGGTGA
- a CDS encoding ABC transporter substrate-binding protein — protein MVSPALQSRQRAGALPCAQTVGLHLSSRRFGQDAGGRSQRWHPDRLQRPGPRSARDVHQRMRQQRRRSQAEILKNGKSKMAHRSPSHHAIPTFSIFHFQFSILVAVLFAFSTPLFAQEQILVGYDGHAGFQGAIWATKDLGLFEKHSLNGELILIPGSARGMAALLSGSVPFIQGSATAPLAAYVRGADVVVIAAAYNKLPLSVVVRKEIRAPAELVGKKMGIVNFGGSNDLGVTLALKEWNIPRSAVTILAAGGAPERLAALMNGNIDATVLSPPETIAATRAGLRILANLGDLNASFPQTLVMTRRSYLTSRRDTVKRFLRAYSEGIFEFKTNKEKAIKVYGNRLKQKDVTILEETHNFYGAKFSFPPRLDRSGITTTLELVRQTTDVKEPNLAGFVDESVIDELEKDGFYKKFFDARSKK, from the coding sequence ATGGTTTCACCAGCACTTCAATCCCGGCAAAGAGCCGGCGCGCTACCTTGCGCTCAAACCGTGGGGCTTCACCTATCAAGTAGAAGATTTGGTCAAGACGCTGGAGGTCGAAGCCAGCGGTGGCACCCAGATCGATTACAAAGACCAGGACCCCGAAGTGCACGAGACGTTCATCAAAGAATGCGCCAACAACGGCGTCGAAGTCAGGCTGAAATTCTAAAAAATGGAAAATCGAAAATGGCCCACCGCTCCCCCTCCCATCATGCAATTCCGACGTTTTCAATTTTCCATTTTCAATTTTCAATCCTCGTCGCGGTTCTGTTCGCGTTCTCCACCCCCCTCTTCGCCCAAGAGCAAATCCTCGTCGGCTATGACGGCCACGCGGGTTTCCAAGGCGCGATCTGGGCGACCAAAGATCTTGGCCTTTTCGAAAAACACAGCCTTAACGGCGAATTGATTTTGATTCCCGGCAGCGCCCGCGGCATGGCGGCACTGCTCTCGGGCAGCGTGCCGTTCATTCAAGGCTCCGCCACGGCGCCACTTGCCGCCTACGTGCGCGGCGCGGACGTCGTCGTTATCGCAGCCGCCTACAACAAACTGCCGTTGAGCGTGGTGGTCCGCAAGGAGATACGCGCGCCGGCCGAGCTCGTCGGCAAGAAGATGGGCATCGTCAATTTCGGCGGCTCCAATGATCTTGGCGTGACGCTGGCCCTTAAGGAATGGAACATCCCGCGCAGCGCCGTCACAATTCTCGCTGCCGGCGGCGCACCCGAAAGGCTCGCGGCCCTGATGAACGGCAATATCGACGCTACGGTTCTGTCGCCGCCGGAGACCATCGCCGCGACGCGCGCCGGGCTGCGTATTCTGGCCAACCTGGGCGACTTGAACGCATCGTTCCCCCAAACTCTCGTCATGACACGGCGCTCTTACCTGACAAGTCGACGAGATACCGTGAAACGATTTTTGCGCGCCTATAGCGAAGGAATTTTTGAATTCAAAACCAACAAAGAAAAAGCGATTAAGGTCTACGGCAATCGGCTCAAGCAAAAGGATGTGACGATCCTCGAAGAAACCCACAACTTCTACGGCGCAAAATTTTCCTTTCCACCGCGCCTGGATCGCAGCGGCATTACGACGACTCTTGAACTTGTGAGGCAAACAACAGATGTCAAAGAACCAAATCTGGCCGGATTCGTCGACGAGAGCGTTATCGACGAATTGGAAAAAGACGGATTCTACAAGAAGTTTTTCGACGCACGCTCAAAGAAATGA
- a CDS encoding glycosyltransferase family 2 protein, whose translation MTAITSNQARRKVVVVMPAYNAARTLRITYDAIPMSNVDQVILVDDGSRDETLKIAKELKLEVFVHARNMGYGANQKTCYTEALKAGADIIVMLHPDYQYDPTLLPNLIAPIKADEADIVLGSRLLGGDVVAQGMPWWKFLGNRFLTWVENKILGLALSEYHTGYRAYNRRVLEQVPFLLNSDNFVFDQEMIVQVAHLGFRVKEVPVPTRYFPEASSASLIASVNYGCSILVLMARYVLHRLSWFNQKQFECFAARYKRAD comes from the coding sequence ATGACAGCAATAACGTCAAACCAAGCCCGACGAAAGGTCGTCGTCGTGATGCCGGCTTACAATGCCGCTCGGACCCTCAGAATTACCTATGACGCGATTCCGATGAGCAATGTCGACCAAGTCATTTTGGTGGATGATGGAAGCCGGGATGAAACTCTGAAGATCGCCAAAGAACTTAAGCTTGAAGTGTTCGTGCATGCTCGCAACATGGGATACGGCGCTAACCAGAAGACGTGTTACACCGAAGCGCTCAAAGCCGGTGCTGATATCATCGTCATGCTCCATCCGGATTATCAATATGATCCGACTCTGCTGCCGAACTTGATTGCCCCTATCAAGGCGGACGAGGCTGACATTGTGCTCGGTTCGAGATTGCTGGGTGGTGACGTCGTTGCTCAGGGGATGCCGTGGTGGAAATTTTTAGGGAATCGGTTTTTGACTTGGGTGGAGAATAAGATTCTTGGGCTGGCATTATCCGAATATCATACCGGTTACCGGGCCTATAATCGCCGAGTGTTAGAACAAGTGCCGTTCTTGCTCAATTCGGATAATTTTGTTTTCGATCAAGAGATGATCGTTCAAGTCGCACATTTAGGATTTCGTGTTAAAGAGGTGCCAGTGCCAACGCGGTATTTTCCCGAAGCCTCAAGCGCGAGTCTCATCGCCAGCGTTAACTATGGGTGCAGCATTCTTGTGCTGATGGCGCGTTATGTGTTGCATCGGCTCTCTTGGTTCAATCAAAAGCAATTCGAGTGTTTTGCGGCGCGTTACAAGAGAGCCGATTAG
- a CDS encoding aldolase, translating into MLTAKDIKGALAIMPTPANPGAERLDTTNTVDLDETARLAEALVRDGANGIMALGTMGECATTSQADYEAYVDCLVKTVRGRIPTFVGTTALGGHEIARRIKFVKGIGATGTLLGIPMWQPANTDMAVKFYADVAETFPDFPIMVYANPRAFRYDFGADFWGPVSEKAPTVMSAKFSSKAILKQCVAASKGRVNFVPPVGLAYEMAQISPESQTTCWIPSVGPQVAIALMKALAAKDAAGAKAVADDIAWANEPHHAITGSQEIFAAYNIQLEKVLMAASGYCKTGPIRPPYNYMPEEYRKAATEGGQRYAKLREKYSKALG; encoded by the coding sequence ATGCTAACCGCAAAAGATATTAAAGGTGCATTGGCGATCATGCCGACGCCGGCGAACCCCGGCGCCGAGCGTTTGGACACCACCAACACGGTCGATCTTGACGAAACCGCTCGCCTCGCCGAAGCGTTGGTGCGCGACGGCGCCAATGGCATCATGGCGCTCGGCACCATGGGCGAATGCGCGACCACGTCGCAGGCTGACTACGAGGCCTACGTCGATTGCCTGGTGAAGACCGTGCGCGGCCGTATCCCGACGTTTGTCGGCACCACCGCGCTGGGCGGCCACGAGATCGCGCGCCGCATCAAATTCGTCAAGGGCATCGGCGCCACGGGTACGTTGCTTGGCATTCCCATGTGGCAGCCGGCCAACACCGACATGGCGGTGAAATTCTACGCCGACGTCGCCGAGACCTTCCCCGATTTTCCAATCATGGTCTACGCCAATCCGCGCGCTTTTCGTTACGACTTTGGCGCCGATTTCTGGGGTCCAGTATCGGAGAAAGCGCCGACGGTCATGTCGGCAAAGTTTTCTAGCAAGGCGATCCTGAAACAATGCGTCGCGGCGAGCAAAGGCCGGGTGAACTTCGTGCCACCCGTCGGCTTGGCTTATGAAATGGCGCAAATCTCGCCCGAGTCGCAGACAACGTGCTGGATACCCTCAGTCGGCCCGCAGGTCGCCATCGCTCTGATGAAAGCTCTTGCAGCGAAGGACGCCGCCGGCGCCAAAGCCGTCGCCGACGACATCGCCTGGGCCAACGAGCCGCACCACGCGATCACGGGTTCCCAGGAAATCTTCGCGGCGTACAACATCCAATTGGAAAAAGTCCTGATGGCCGCCTCGGGCTATTGCAAAACCGGCCCGATCCGCCCGCCGTACAACTATATGCCAGAGGAGTATCGCAAGGCGGCCACCGAAGGCGGCCAGCGCTACGCCAAACTGCGTGAGAAATATTCGAAAGCGCTCGGATAG
- a CDS encoding cupin domain-containing protein translates to MAIDLTKQAAYSDKTPYEIWQEQEDIPIYRGLGIDDLRAMKLGPWKRKGASGAFINMLGAGRSCDAYVCEIAPKSQTAAEHYLFEELVYVVKGRGATTVWQEGGRKQTFEWHEGSMFSAPLNTWRQHFNATGDEPARFVALTDAPVMINRFRNLDFVMNNSFAFTDRFSGEDGYFSGKGTAVETHRTWDSNFIADIPNFKLLDHNARGQGARGILLHFAANTMSAHIEEYPVGTYPRAHWHGPGAHILILSGEGYSFLWEPGKKRERIDWKPGSLFVPPAKWFHQHFNPGKEPARYLALKPWGFTYQVEDLVKTLEVEASGGTQIDYKDQDPEVHETFIKECANNGVEVRLKF, encoded by the coding sequence GTGGCCATCGATCTGACCAAACAAGCCGCCTACTCGGACAAGACGCCCTACGAGATTTGGCAAGAGCAGGAAGACATTCCGATTTACCGCGGCCTCGGCATCGACGATCTGCGCGCGATGAAGCTCGGGCCGTGGAAGCGCAAGGGCGCCTCCGGCGCGTTTATCAACATGCTCGGTGCCGGGCGGAGCTGCGACGCCTACGTCTGCGAGATCGCGCCCAAGAGCCAAACAGCGGCAGAGCACTATCTATTCGAAGAGCTGGTCTACGTCGTCAAAGGACGGGGTGCGACGACGGTGTGGCAGGAGGGCGGGCGCAAGCAGACTTTTGAATGGCACGAGGGCAGCATGTTTTCGGCGCCGTTGAACACTTGGCGGCAACATTTCAACGCCACCGGCGATGAACCGGCGCGCTTCGTCGCTTTGACCGACGCGCCGGTGATGATCAACCGCTTTCGCAATCTCGACTTCGTCATGAACAACAGTTTTGCCTTCACCGATCGCTTCAGCGGCGAAGACGGTTATTTCAGCGGCAAGGGCACAGCGGTGGAAACGCATCGGACTTGGGACTCCAACTTCATTGCCGACATTCCCAATTTCAAACTATTGGACCACAACGCCCGCGGCCAGGGTGCGCGCGGCATTTTGCTGCACTTCGCCGCCAACACGATGTCGGCGCACATCGAAGAGTATCCAGTAGGAACGTACCCGCGCGCCCATTGGCATGGCCCCGGCGCGCACATCTTGATCCTCTCCGGCGAAGGCTACTCGTTTCTTTGGGAGCCGGGAAAAAAGCGCGAGCGCATCGACTGGAAGCCCGGCAGCCTGTTCGTGCCGCCGGCCAAATGGTTTCACCAGCACTTCAATCCCGGCAAAGAGCCGGCGCGCTACCTTGCGCTCAAACCGTGGGGCTTCACCTATCAAGTAGAAGATTTGGTCAAGACGCTGGAGGTCGAAGCCAGCGGTGGCACCCAGATCGATTACAAAGACCAGGACCCCGAAGTGCACGAGACGTTCATCAAAGAATGCGCCAACAACGGCGTCGAAGTCAGGCTGAAATTCTAA
- the sfsA gene encoding DNA/RNA nuclease SfsA has product MRFNSRLIRGTLIQRYKRFLADVELPSGEIVIAHCTNTGSMMGCKEPGSAVYLSRSDNPNRKLPYTWELIEINRNWVGINTMHPNRLVAEAVASGAIQELAGYDCIRREVKVSAHTRLDLCLESQNGNCFVEVKNVTLATEGVAAFPDAITERGTKHLRELMRLHRKGHRAAIVFVIQRPDCHAFRPADEIDMEYGRWLRKAVKAGVEALPYIAKVTPKEIFLTERIETRL; this is encoded by the coding sequence ATGCGTTTCAACTCACGCCTGATTCGCGGCACGTTGATCCAGCGCTACAAGCGCTTTCTCGCTGACGTGGAACTCCCGAGCGGTGAAATCGTTATCGCTCACTGCACCAACACCGGCAGCATGATGGGCTGCAAGGAGCCCGGCAGCGCCGTTTATCTCTCGCGCAGCGACAACCCGAATCGGAAACTGCCCTACACTTGGGAGTTGATCGAAATTAATAGAAACTGGGTGGGCATCAATACCATGCATCCGAACCGGTTAGTCGCCGAAGCCGTCGCATCCGGTGCGATCCAAGAGCTCGCTGGCTACGACTGCATCCGTAGAGAAGTGAAAGTCAGTGCCCACACCCGCCTGGATTTGTGCCTAGAGAGCCAGAACGGGAACTGTTTCGTCGAAGTGAAAAACGTCACGCTAGCAACAGAGGGGGTGGCGGCGTTTCCGGATGCGATAACCGAGCGCGGTACCAAGCACTTGCGAGAGCTCATGCGGCTGCACCGTAAAGGGCACCGAGCGGCGATCGTTTTCGTGATTCAACGTCCCGACTGCCACGCGTTTCGTCCAGCCGATGAGATCGATATGGAATACGGCCGCTGGCTGCGCAAAGCCGTGAAGGCTGGAGTCGAAGCACTGCCTTACATCGCCAAAGTCACACCGAAAGAAATATTTCTTACTGAACGGATCGAGACCCGGCTCTGA
- a CDS encoding cupin domain-containing protein translates to MTEPIISTESVVGTGGTYKKWVESEGVPLVESFFVEDVATVPLEPWKRTGGLGVRLCLEGTGETNDAYICEIPAGKALEPEKHMYEELIYVISGRGATTIWNEGGPKRTFEWQEGSLFSPPINSWHQIFNVNGSEPARFLAVTSAPIMMNLMHSTDFIFNCPYVFRERFNSEENYFSSPGTWYSGRTWLTNFVADVKNLPLLEWKERGGGGSQVRFELSENTLCGHVSQFSVGTYKKAHFHGPGAHVIILRGQGYSLLWQQGQEIKRYNWKPGSLVVPPGGWFHQHFNAGSEPARYLALRWGSQKYHELWGEGRGKVDIDVKLGGNQIEYEDEAPVVRKWFDEACTKAGVKNMMEKYYAKA, encoded by the coding sequence ATGACAGAACCAATAATATCCACCGAGTCCGTCGTCGGCACCGGCGGCACATATAAAAAATGGGTGGAGAGCGAAGGCGTTCCGCTCGTCGAAAGCTTTTTCGTCGAAGACGTCGCCACCGTGCCGCTGGAACCGTGGAAGCGCACCGGCGGCCTGGGCGTGCGGCTCTGCCTGGAAGGCACGGGCGAAACCAACGATGCTTACATTTGCGAGATTCCAGCAGGCAAAGCGCTGGAGCCGGAAAAGCACATGTACGAAGAGCTGATCTACGTCATCAGCGGCCGCGGCGCGACGACGATCTGGAACGAAGGTGGACCGAAGCGGACTTTCGAATGGCAGGAAGGCTCGCTATTTTCCCCGCCGATCAACTCCTGGCATCAGATTTTCAACGTCAACGGCTCCGAGCCGGCGCGTTTTCTTGCCGTCACCAGCGCGCCGATCATGATGAACCTGATGCACAGCACCGACTTTATTTTCAATTGTCCCTACGTGTTTCGCGAACGTTTCAACTCGGAAGAAAACTATTTCAGCAGTCCGGGGACCTGGTACTCTGGGCGGACCTGGCTAACGAATTTCGTCGCCGACGTGAAGAATTTGCCATTGCTCGAATGGAAGGAGCGGGGTGGCGGCGGCTCGCAAGTCCGGTTTGAATTGTCGGAAAACACCTTGTGCGGGCACGTCTCGCAGTTTTCCGTCGGCACCTACAAAAAAGCCCACTTCCACGGCCCCGGTGCGCATGTGATCATCTTGCGCGGCCAAGGTTACTCGCTGCTATGGCAGCAAGGCCAAGAGATCAAACGTTACAACTGGAAGCCAGGCAGCCTGGTCGTGCCGCCGGGCGGCTGGTTCCACCAGCATTTCAACGCTGGCAGCGAACCGGCGCGCTACCTAGCCTTGCGCTGGGGCAGCCAAAAGTATCACGAGCTCTGGGGCGAAGGCCGCGGCAAGGTCGACATCGACGTCAAGCTCGGCGGCAACCAGATCGAATACGAAGACGAAGCGCCGGTCGTAAGAAAATGGTTCGACGAGGCCTGCACCAAGGCCGGCGTCAAAAACATGATGGAGAAATATTACGCGAAAGCCTGA
- a CDS encoding SIS domain-containing protein encodes MVKDILVLALDIDGVLTDGTGVFQQNESYEPRFDFHDLDAVTTARRSGLVLALVTGEDTELVDRIAKRFAIENVMRGAKDKVAALQELSKKLGVSLENFCFVGDGDRDAMAFPIVGFALTPRNATAKAKENAHHVLTSAGGAGAVAETVTLLQRLRADSASGDKLEEELRIIVRDSINAHQELLRHSLPVLVEVTQTLIRAIRSGHKILLFGNGGSAADAQHVAAELIGRFAQESQPFAAVALTTDTSVLTCVGNDWDYSQIFSRQVRALAKPGDVVVGISTSGKSPNVLRGLDAAHQCGAFRIGFTGASAGPIVQSSDLCFIAPARFTPRIQELHLLAWHAVCEMVERRLLAASDPS; translated from the coding sequence ATGGTGAAAGATATTTTGGTTCTTGCGTTGGATATTGACGGCGTTCTTACTGATGGCACTGGGGTGTTCCAGCAGAATGAATCATACGAACCTCGCTTTGACTTCCATGATCTAGATGCGGTGACCACCGCACGCCGTTCTGGCCTGGTCCTCGCGTTGGTGACGGGCGAAGACACCGAGCTTGTCGATCGCATTGCCAAGCGCTTTGCTATCGAAAACGTGATGCGCGGCGCGAAAGACAAAGTCGCAGCGTTGCAGGAGCTTTCCAAGAAGCTTGGGGTGTCGTTGGAAAACTTCTGTTTCGTTGGTGACGGAGACCGCGATGCAATGGCGTTTCCAATCGTTGGATTTGCTCTGACGCCGCGCAACGCCACTGCCAAGGCCAAAGAAAACGCACACCATGTGTTAACGTCCGCTGGCGGCGCGGGCGCGGTGGCGGAGACGGTAACTTTGCTGCAACGTCTCAGAGCTGACAGCGCAAGCGGTGACAAGTTGGAAGAAGAATTGCGTATCATCGTTAGAGACAGCATAAATGCCCACCAAGAGCTACTTCGGCACTCTTTGCCGGTGCTTGTGGAGGTCACCCAGACGCTTATTCGAGCGATTCGGTCAGGGCATAAGATCCTGCTTTTTGGTAACGGTGGCAGCGCCGCCGACGCACAGCATGTGGCGGCTGAATTGATCGGACGCTTCGCCCAAGAAAGTCAACCTTTTGCAGCGGTTGCACTAACGACCGACACCTCAGTTCTAACTTGCGTCGGCAACGATTGGGATTACAGCCAAATATTCTCCCGGCAAGTTCGCGCGCTTGCAAAGCCTGGTGACGTGGTTGTCGGGATCAGTACCAGCGGTAAATCACCCAATGTCCTGCGTGGGTTAGACGCTGCACACCAATGCGGTGCGTTTAGGATCGGTTTTACTGGCGCTTCTGCGGGACCCATCGTGCAATCGAGCGATCTCTGTTTCATCGCGCCGGCAAGGTTCACGCCGCGAATTCAGGAGCTCCATCTTCTGGCATGGCATGCCGTTTGTGAAATGGTGGAGCGACGGCTATTAGCGGCCTCTGACCCAAGCTAA